GGCGCGAGTCAATCCCGGCGCCGAGGTGATCGAGGCGGACTTGGACGTGCGCGTCGACGACGGCGCGCGGATGGCAGGCAAGCGCGTGCTGCTGGTGGAGGACGGTCCCACCTTGACCCACGGCGGCATGAGTTGGGGCGCTGCCCGCGTCGCGGCGGACCGGCACGGGGCCGCAGCGATCGTCGATCCGCGGCCTCACGCAGTCGGAAGCATCGCCGACACCTTTGCTGCCTACCCTCACCTCGGCGCGGTGCTGCCCGCCCTGGGCTACTCGGAACGACAGCGCGCCGAACTCACCGAGACCATTCGCGCCTGCGCTCCCGATCTGGTGATCGACGGCAGTCCCGCCCGTATCGAGTCGCTGTCGCCCGTGCCCGTCGTGCGCGTGCACTACGCCTTTGCGCAACAGAGCGGTCGCCCCGTGGCGGAGAGGGTGATCGAGCGCCTCGGCAAGGTTGGCTAGGGACGAGGCTCGAAACCGGACGTTTCGCACACCCGCGCGAGATTGGCGTCGGGCTCTGACCCCACCAAAAACCGCTCAACACATCTAGACAGCAGCCGAGACGCTGGCCATGTGAAAGCGCTCGCTGAGCACAGCGGGCACGGCGAACGAACCGCCCCAGCTCGGCACTCGCACCGAGGCGGCCGTGGCCGCTCGACAGTTCGCCAACATCTCCAAGGGGGATTGATTGAAGCGGAAGTTGTTCACCGGCCGCGTCACCTCGCCGTTCTCGATCAGGAACACACCATCGCGAGTCAGTCCCGTGACCGTGAGATCGCGCGGCGACAGCCAACGGATGTACCAGAAGCGCGTGACGAGCAAGCCGCGCTTGACCTGCTTCACAAGGGCACCGCTGCTGACCGCGTCACCGCCAGTCAACAGGAAGGTCCCGTGACTACCACTGGGTTCCGCCTGCTTTTGTTGGGCCCAGTAGCGGGAGAAGCTCAACGCGCGCAGCACTCCCTTGTCGAACCAGTCGGTCTTGCGCAGGGGCACGCCCTCTCCGTCGAAGGTGGCGCCCGGGGTTCGCGGATCCAGTGGGTCACTGCGAAGCGACAGCGCTTTGGCGATCAGCGGCTGTCCGAGCTTGGTGTCGCCCTTGCCCTTGGCAAAGAAGCTGCGACCTTCGTGAGCGGCGCGCGCATCCAGCGCCCACACCAGATAGCTGAGCAAATCGCCGACCGCGCTGGGTTCCAGCACCACCGTGTAGTCGCCGGGCGCAAGGGATTGGGGCTGACGCGAGCGAATCGCCTTGTCGATGGCGGTGCGAGCCAACGTACCCGTGTCGATCGCGCCCACGCGTACCGCTTCGGCCCCCGCCCAGCCGGATCCAGTGCCATCGGGCGTGCGCACGGTCATCGTCAGTGACGCGAAGGAGCTGCGGTGACTGGCCGAGAGTCCTCGACTGGTCGCCACGGTGCGTGTCAACGCCGAGGTTTCGAAGAACCCCGCGGGAACCACCTTCTGTTTCGCGGCGTCGTCGAGCACTGTCCGAGCGGCGCGCGCGCGAAGCTCGTGACTCGGGCGCGCCGTTGCGTCGTCGTAGTCGTCTGGGGACGGCGGGTAGCTCGCTGCGCCCAGCACCGGCACGTACTCGGGATCTTCGGGGGCGAGCTTGGCCATGGTGACGGCGCGCTCGACGAGCGCGTCCAGACCTTCCCTTC
The nucleotide sequence above comes from Polyangiaceae bacterium. Encoded proteins:
- a CDS encoding TldD/PmbA family protein, which encodes MVAYDGNQLAADLLRRLKSKAPEAEGRVNVSLGRAQNTRFAVGEITTSGDTDATDLALSVAIGKRHASATTTDLRREGLDALVERAVTMAKLAPEDPEYVPVLGAASYPPSPDDYDDATARPSHELRARAARTVLDDAAKQKVVPAGFFETSALTRTVATSRGLSASHRSSFASLTMTVRTPDGTGSGWAGAEAVRVGAIDTGTLARTAIDKAIRSRQPQSLAPGDYTVVLEPSAVGDLLSYLVWALDARAAHEGRSFFAKGKGDTKLGQPLIAKALSLRSDPLDPRTPGATFDGEGVPLRKTDWFDKGVLRALSFSRYWAQQKQAEPSGSHGTFLLTGGDAVSSGALVKQVKRGLLVTRFWYIRWLSPRDLTVTGLTRDGVFLIENGEVTRPVNNFRFNQSPLEMLANCRAATAASVRVPSWGGSFAVPAVLSERFHMASVSAAV